The genomic DNA TTAatctaaattacattttaaaaacatgaacaatgttttaatagtttgagtttttcttttgcagaaatGAGCTTCCGACTCAACTAAACATTTACGTGACAAACAAAGTGATGTTTTCTTCCTGctttcaaatataaattaatttgactacaccaacaacaacaacacagacaggaagtagaaaaacTGTTTCTAACGTTTACAGTTAACTTTTTACAAAAATCTCCCAAAAACACATCAATTCAAGATCAggttctcctcttcctcttcctcacctgtttACATAGACGGAGCATAATATGAATcttgaaaacaaataataataattattgttattattaatgcaggtttaatatgaaatatttatCACTAAATAAGCAGAAGAGGACAGAGGTCACGTGATCAGGAGGACAGAGGTCACGTGAATAGGAGGACAGAGGTCACGTGATCAGGAGGGCAGAGGTCACGTGATCAGGAGGACAGAGGTCACGTGAATAGGAGGGCAGAGGTCACGTGAATAGGAGGACAGAGGTCACGTGATCAGGAGGACAGAGGTCACGTGATCAGAGGTCACGTGATCAGGAGGGCAGAGGTCAGGAGGACAGAGGTCACGTGATCAGAGGTCACGTGATCAGGAGGGCAGAGGTCAGGAGGacagaggtcacatgaccaggAGGGCAGAGGTCACGTGATCAGCTGACGATGAAAAGCACCTGAACGCTTGAAGTATTTGAAGGATGAATTTAAATACTAAAGGTTTGTTCTTAGATCTTCAGTTCACTTGAACCTGGACCACCAGGATCCACAGCAGCGGATCCAGCTGATGGTCCTGCAGGTGTGAGTTCTCTACATGAGGGTCCCTGTTGAACCACTTTGAGAGTCTCATAAGTGCGGTGAGTCCTGATTGGCTGACGGTTCAGGTCACAGCATCTCTAGGAGGATGAGGTGACGCGCCCCGACGTCGTCACCTTCGGCGAATACTCCGCCTCCTCCTTGTTGGGGTGGGAGGAGTTATCCGACCTGCTGCGGCTGAACTCCGCCCCCACGATGGGCCCGCTGGACTTGGCGTTGGGGCGCAGGCAGGCGGTGCAGCACAGCAGCGTCTTCAGGAAGGCGCGGCGCATCTCGTTGCTGGTCAGCGTGTAGATGAGCGGGTTCATGGCGGAGTTCAGGACGGCGAGCGCCAGAAACCATTCGGCCTTGTAGAGGATCGAACAGCTCAGCGTCTCGCAGGCGGCgtccagcagcaggaggatgaAGAGTGGCGCCCAGCAGGCGATGAAGCAGCTCAGGACGATGATGACGGTCTTCAGCAGCGCCATCGACTTCTCCGAGCTCTTGATGTTGGCGGCGCCGCCGGCGCGGCCGTTGGTCACCTTGCGGAAGACGAGCGTGCGGCTGCGCGTGCGCACCAGGGCGTAGATGCGGGCGTACAGCACCACGATGGCCAGGAGGATGACGCTGAACACGGTGGTGCAGAACAGGATGTAGGTCTTGTGGTAGAGCGGCAGCACGGTGGAGCAGCGCGTCACGCTGAGGATGCAGTTCCAGCCCATCACCGGCAGGCCGCCCAGCGCTGCCGCCACCATCCACACGGCGCTGATGAGCAGGAAGAC from Cyclopterus lumpus isolate fCycLum1 chromosome 4, fCycLum1.pri, whole genome shotgun sequence includes the following:
- the s1pr1 gene encoding sphingosine 1-phosphate receptor 1, which gives rise to MAEPGYSDLIAKHYNYTGKFRKTQQDSGLKADSVVFIIVCCFIILENILVLTTIWRTKKFHKPMYYFIGNLALSDLLAGVVYTANILLSGANTYKLTPTQWFIREGSMFVALAASVFSLLAIAIERHLTMLQMKLHNNGNTCRVFLLISAVWMVAAALGGLPVMGWNCILSVTRCSTVLPLYHKTYILFCTTVFSVILLAIVVLYARIYALVRTRSRTLVFRKVTNGRAGGAANIKSSEKSMALLKTVIIVLSCFIACWAPLFILLLLDAACETLSCSILYKAEWFLALAVLNSAMNPLIYTLTSNEMRRAFLKTLLCCTACLRPNAKSSGPIVGAEFSRSRSDNSSHPNKEEAEYSPKVTTSGRVTSSS